One Leishmania infantum JPCM5 genome chromosome 17 DNA window includes the following coding sequences:
- a CDS encoding hydrolase-like protein: MPGPAAPSTLSRPQRAAVLRPRDQFAEVGRCHSTGRTIRLCYNTFGAAKDPCVLLVMGLASPGLFWDDRLCTLLAHSGPYHVIRFDNRDVGCSTHLDDCKGSDGALPVGPASYLRYAYAALRPGTRSIREVYTLNDMAADAFGLLDVLRIRFVHLVGSSAGGMIAQCMVLAHPERVLSLTLMSTHSSSPHAQWPGIRDIMSLISLVPKSTSARYASRIARATSAEERQRLCAERDAERVTAYAASFTKLLEKMSGDRGKYPFDHVAAQRQMTRIFKRSLCVTGGPRQFLALLNAPCRDDALRQRITSVAPISQSKAGGNKNISRHATSAVTTPFYVPTIIIQGDCDPLVPASNARHLASVIAGSRLYVVEGMGHTLIPALRGTYIQIIRDNVRAGEAAAQSLGRKAQQTAAAAADGGLSAKKQPVKAASRL, encoded by the coding sequence ATGCCTGGtcctgctgcaccgtcaaCGTTGTCCCGGCCTCAGCGggccgctgtgctgcgcccACGCGACCAGTTCGCCGAGGTGGGCCGCTGCCACAGCACGGGACGCACAATTCGCCTCTGCTACAACACCTTCGGCGCGGCAAAGGACCCGTGCGTGCTACTCGTCATGGGCCTCGCCTCCCCAGGGCTCTTCTGGGATGATCGTCTGTGCACGTTGCTTGCGCACTCCGGCCCGTACCACGTCATCCGCTTCGACAACCGCGATGtcggctgcagcacccaCCTTGACGACTGCAAGGGTAGCGATGGTGCGTTGCCGGTGGGACCGGCCAGCTACCTGCGCTACGCctacgcggcgctgcgccccGGAACGCGGTCGATCCGGGAGGTCTACACCCTTAATGATATGGCAGCCGATGCCTTTGGCTTGCTGGACGTGCTGCGCATCCGCTTCGTTCACCTTGTCGGCTCGTCGGCGGGCGGCATGATTGCGCAGTGCATGGTGCTGGCGCATCCGGAGCGCGTTCTCTCGCTGACACTCATGTCCACCCACTCGAGCTCTCCTCACGCGCAGTGGCCGGGGATACGTGACATCATGAGCCTCATCTCGCTCGTGCCCAAGTCGACGTCGGCCAGGTACGCAAGCCGCATCGCACGGGCCACGAGcgcagaggagcggcagcggttgTGCGCGGAGAGAGATGCGGAGCGGGTGACTGCTTACGCGGCCAGCTTTACCAAACTGCTAGAAAAGATGTCTGGTGACCGGGGCAAGTATCCGTTTGATCATGTCGCAGCGCAACGGCAGATGACGCGCATCTTCAAGCGCAGCCTATGCGTGACCGGCGGCCCGCGGCAGTttctggcgctgctgaacgCGCCAtgccgcgacgacgcgctgcggcagcgcatcaCCAGTGTTGCACCGATATCGCAAAGCAAGGCGGGGGGCAACAAGAACATCAGCAGGCATGCAACCTCAGCGGTCACGACGCCTTTTTACGTGCCCACCATCATCATCCAGGGCGACTGCGATCCACTCGTGCCTGCCTCCAACGCGCGTCACCTAGCTTCCGTGATAGCGGGTAGTCGCCTCTACGTGGTGGAGGGCATGGGCCACACCTTGATTCCCGCCTTGAGAGGCACATACATCCAAATCATACGCGATAACgtgcgcgctggcgaagctgcGGCGCAGTCGTTAGGGCGTAAGGCTCAACaaactgccgctgctgccgctgatggcggTTTGTCCGCCAAGAAGCAACCAGTGAAGGCCGCCTCCCGGCTGTAA
- a CDS encoding esterase-like protein, translating to MPQHNDGGYVVVSDGSTSPHPQTATKQPTRPEDMDLPPAILEELSRIFPRPPDDAFVHVGRCASTGKDITLCYSAFGDPSDPCILLIMGMNATSLMWDTRFCGYLAAAGFYVIRYDNRDVGLSTHLDEYPSPFILRMALPTWASIGEGSLAYTLEDMAEDAVGLLKALRISQAHIVGCSMGGMIAQLLTLRHPDMVASLCLHSTSAGPAWPRASLLMNILDQPESTRDVHSVLDYRVRFFKAVAGDMTFHEREFRLGMWFDFARAPYQGGGRRHLAAIVRSKDRSAALKAHINRLNSTMTRGSERGSSSLPASGTTPSRCIPVVVLHGGKDPLVVLSNAQHLASCINGARLVVFPKMGHYFSKEMYRAIADEIILNARTDATAMMNAFPS from the coding sequence ATGCCTCAGCATAACGACGGCGGATACGTGGTGGTGAGCGACGGATCGACGTCGCCGCATCCTCAAACAGCGACGAAGCAGCCTACCAGGCCAGAGGACATGGACCTTCCACCAGCCATCCTTGAGGAGCTTAGCCGCATCTTCCCGCGCCCACCAGATGACGCCTTCGTACATGTtgggcgctgcgccagcaccggcaaGGACATCACGCTCTGCTACAGTGCCTTTGGCGACCCGTCAGACCCATGCATTCTTCTCATCATGGGCATGAACGCGACGTCGCTCATGTGGGACACCCGTTTTTGCGGCTACCTGGCTGCAGCCGGCTTCTACGTGATTCGCTACGACAACCGCGACGTTGGCCTCTCCACGCACCTTGACGAGTACCCGTCGCCGTTCATACTTCGCATGGCGCTGCCTACGTGGGCGTCCATCGGCGAAGGCTCCTTAGCCTACACGCTGGAGGACATGGCCGAGGACGCCGTCGGCCTTCTGAAGGCGCTGAGGATCAGCCAAGCGCACATTGTCGGCTGTTCGATGGGTGGCATGATTGCGCAGCTGTTGACATTGCGGCACCCAGACATGGTCGCGAGCCTATGCCTTCACTCCACCTCTGCTGGTCCCGCCTGGCCCagggcgtcgctgctgatgaACATCCTCGACCAGCCAGAGAGCACCCGTGATGTGCACTCGGTGCTGGACTACCGCGTGCGCTTCTTCAAGGCAGTCGCAGGCGACATGACCTTTCACGAGCGCGAGTTCCGTCTCGGCATGTGGTTCGACTTTGCGCGAGCGCCGTACCAGGGAGGCGGGCGCCGACATCTGGCCGCGATTGTGCGCTCCAAGgaccgcagcgctgccctcAAGGCTCACATCAACCGACTGAACAGCACCATGACACGTGGCAGCGAGCGTGGCAGCTCATCACTGCCGGCATCGggcacgacgccgtcgcggtgcatccctgtggtggtgctgcacgGTGGGAAAGACCCGCTGGTGGTGCTCTCTAACGCGCAGCATCTCGCCAGCTGCATCAACGGTGCTCGACTGGTGGTCTTTCCGAAGATGGGCCACTACTTCTCCAAGGAAATGTATCGAGCCATCGCGGACGAGATTATTCTGAACGCGCGCACGGATGCGACAGCCATGATGAACGCGTTTCCATCTTGA
- a CDS encoding esterase-like protein, with amino-acid sequence MSGTTLSAGVPGQSEGAANPHSSSLHAPRSDAGASGGVAAAAATATVGSACPGGEPRKRRPPRVPRTPEMVVRVRDCPASHMQIEICYQCFGNPDDGLPAVLLIGGLNMQLTAWDESFCESLVRAGFYVIRYDNRDIGYSTKIENCGKIKAPMLLLPGRAAKWLGEELPYQLEDMAADAWALLDALHIPCAHLFGISMGGMIAQLAALQAPERTISLTSVMSSTNAPDLPQPELWVKLWMLRRPPRNCTVDELLEFRVHSLRHLLRYALPPDGEYLKRRFLMSLRRSSYAAGLVRQAAAIRRAAGRDALLQQLHVPALVVHGVHDVVVPPMSGYRTATMLPYARLLVLKSMGHYFHPAFFSTIIAAFVDMAASTDPAKRYLRPALPSASAQELPITGGDSADDRGARGKSASVEELGAGDYEDEPSGEPGDAIDPKTRMMASLGEYIVPVVADAESPIGKAVCRSVMVAIPGGNSNPAVPEAVIVENLFQRDPYATVSVPTPAIAKRPVPSSSPQSTKQRAATAVSTGDGLMIASLQDARRKVQSSSSRAAKLRSSPPPSRMEGAKPFVSCSPSRWHELEPFPQRRAAAAAAVGGAGTAELSGGGRPSAEKTATGLPGSSSSASSSVAALAVETPACSAGKGAGAAEAPLWQRFPRFHPVVVGVTVEEYLRMHPTAQKGSGITPATAAGSTVAAGAGRASETAAAVQANADATLSVTAANGAAAPRDAVSAASPMVPAVSVTGGGVGTVKAAHGESASHSPASSVPSEERRADEAFLHSEAPQDVVKASSFTSL; translated from the coding sequence ATGTCTGGCACGACGCTGTCTGCAGGAGTGCCGGGGCAGTCGGAAGGCGCGGCAAATCCTCATTCATCTTCCTTGCACGCTCCTCGCAGCGATGCAGGCGCCTCGGGtggcgtggctgctgccgccgccaccgccactgtcGGCTCAGCCTGCCCAGGCGGGGAGCCACGGAAGCGGAGGCCACCGCGCGTTCCGCGTACACCAGAGATGGTGGTGAGAGTGCGCGACTGCCCCGCTTCCCATATGCAAATCGAAATCTGCTACCAGTGCTTCGGCAACCCCGATGATgggctgccggcggtgctgctgattGGCGGCCTCAACATGCAGCTCACCGCGTGGGATGAGTCCTTCTGCGAATCTCTTGTGCGTGCCGGCTTCTATGTGATCCGCTACGACAACCGCGATATCGGGTACTCCACCAAGATCGAAAACTGCGGTAAGATCAAggcgccgatgctgctgctgcccggccGCGCGGCCAAGTGGCTCGGCGAGGAGCTTCCTTATCAGCTGGAGGACATGGCGGCAGACGCTTGGGCGCTACTCGATGCACTGCACATCCCATGCGCGCACTTATTCGGCATCAGCATGGGCGGAATGAttgcgcagctggcggcgctaCAGGCGCCGGAGCGGACGATTAGTCTCACGAGTGTCATGTCGTCGACGAACGCGCCGGACCTTCCGCAGCCGGAGCTGTGGGTGAAACTTTGGATGCTGCGCCGACCGCCGCGCAACTGCACCGTCGATGAGTTGCTGGAGTTCCGCGTCCActcgctgcgccacctcctccgctaCGCCTTGCCCCCCGACGGCGAGTACCTGAAGAGGCGGTTCTTGATGTCGCTGCGGCGTAGCTCCTACGCGGCCGGGTTAGTGCGGCAGGCCGCCGCGATCCGTCGCGCCGCCGGGCGCgatgcactgctgcagcaactGCACGTCCCCGCCCTTGTCGTTCATGGTGTGCATGATGTTGTGGTGCCACCGATGAGCGGCTATcggacggcgacgatgtTGCCGTATGCGCGGCTGCTCGTGCTGAAAAGCATGGGCCACTATTTCCATCCGGCCTTCTTTTCGACCATCATCGCTGCATTTGTGGACATGGCCGCCTCGACAGATCCTGCGAAGCGATACCtgcggccggcgctgccttCCGCGAGTGCGCAGGAGCTGCCGATAACGGGCGGCGATAGCGCCGACGACCGGGGCGCGAGGGGGAAGTCAGCATCCGTGGAAGAGTTGGGCGCTGGCGATTACGAGGACGAGCCCTCTGGCGAGCCAGGCGACGCTATAGATCCGAAGACGCGCATGATGGCGTCACTGGGCGAATACATTGTTCCGGTCGTCGCAGATGCTGAGTCTCCGATTGGAAAGGCGGTCTGCCGGTCAGTCATGGTGGCCATACCGGGTGGCAACAGCAACCCAGCCGTGCCGGAGGCCGTCATAGTGGAGAACCTTTTTCAGCGTGATCCCTACGCAACGGTGAGCGTGCCGACACCAGCCATCGCGAAGCGGCCAGtgccgtcgtcatcgcccCAGTCCACAAAACAGCGGGCCGCAACTGCGGTATCCACTGGTGACGGGCTGATGATCGCTTCGTTGCAGGATGCCAGAAGAAAAGTgcagtcgtcgtcgtctcgtGCTGCCAAGCTGCGCTCATCTCCTCCGCCATCACGCATGGAAGGCGCTAAGCCGTTTGTGTCGTGCAGCCCCTCGCGCTGGCATGAGTTGGAGCCGTTCCCTCAGCgcagggctgctgctgctgctgctgtgggcgGAGCTGGCACAGCGGAGCTCAGCGGAGGTGGGCGTCCTTCGGCTGAGAAGACGGCGACAGGGCTCCCCGGCTCTTCCTCGTCAGCATCCTCCTCGGTAGCTGCCCTGGCTGTGGAGACGCCCGCTTGCTCGGCCGGTAAAGGTGCCGGGGCGGCtgaggcgccgctgtggcagcgATTTCCTCGCTTCCACcccgtggtggtgggagtCACTGTGGAGGAGTACCTGCGCATGCACCCGACAGCGCAAAAGGGTAGCGGCATTACacccgccactgctgcgggCAGCACGGTGGCTGCCGGAGCTGGAAGGGCGAGCGAGACGGCTGCAGCCGTCCAGGCAAACGCCGACGCGACACTCTCCGTTACCGCGGCGAatggggcagcggcgcctcgtGATGCGGTTTCGGCAGCTTCACCGATGGTGCCTGCTGTTTCGGTCACCGGAGGCGGTGTGGGAACAGTCAAAGCAGCGCATGGTGAGTCAGCTTCCCACTCCCCCGCGTCCAGCGTTCCATCGGAGGAGCGACGCGCTGATGAAGCCTTCTTGCACTCCGAGGCGCCTCAAGACGTTGTCAAGGCATCCTCCTTCACTTCCCTGTGA
- a CDS encoding putative cysteine peptidase, Clan CA, family C19, with protein MTTLVNMPRMQAAERQRLLETKIYHDNDRDFDGQVYTHGIRLNAVANLFDGEFFLGDQEDAHELFVSVMAKLETEAVKFQHHCDEVLERRSSVTPTERSSAEDEVDEEAEPEEGRPNNEGGASFAEKRLLRGAHAPSAFSMRPSDVPAAASPSKPHRLSVSTTAGEVWINTLVQTRLLNIIRCRTAECHHEIVTDEVCVNLSVHIPEEPLTSPPPALPLPPQSCFPAQPPPLSPTPIFPSSSIAAAVAAPLPAMDGGGGRCRSLANLLHESMAYEALNEYRCDCCGSRTSQFQGGCFYTRPPPLLVLQLKRFATQFVNGTIIIQKNGRRVAVEDKLVIHALPSAGEWHAGQRRRGRQHRRSPDPVEPVEVTEAVEDAREGAECCPYYDPDKKCFSAALQEICDVSGGGGLAGRDGLKDEKHDSTGDGLLTTLAAAAPPSSLVRAIRCLYRLRSCVLHLGQSLHYGHYVSDFAVDGEEDDEEDGEDGETARARRTAEQEAGVGSTSQATLNSCSAVRRRWRRANDERVEVLSDEVVQARRAGCSDTYLLLYEKVAEERVWCPAEAVLPTPVYRSSEGGKT; from the coding sequence ATGACGACGCTCGTGAACATGCCGCGGAtgcaggcggcggagcggcagcgccttctgGAGACGAAGATCTACCACGATAACGATCGAGACTTTGACGGGCAGGTTTACACGCACGGTATTCGACTCAACGCCGTGGCCAACTTGTTTGATGGTGAGTTCTTTCTCGGTGATCAGGAGGATGCGCACGAGCTGTTCGTGTCGGTCATGGCGAAGCTGGAGACCGAGGCGGTGAAGTTTCAGCATCACTGCGATGAAGTACTCGAGCGCCGCTCCTCTGTCACCCCAacggagagaagcagcgcggAGGACGAAGTGGACGAGGAAGCGGAgccggaggaggggaggcccAACAACGAAGGGGGGGCGAGCTTCGCGGAGAAGCGTCTGCTGCGCGGGGCTCACGCaccctccgccttctccatgAGGCCATCGGACGTTCCGGCTGCTGCCAGCCCCAGTAAACCACACCGCCTGTCTGTCTCCACAACCGCGGGGGAGGTGTGGATCAACACGCTTGTGCAGACGCGACTCCTCAACATCATTCGATGCCGCACCGCCGAGTGCCACCACGAGATCGTCACAGACGAGGTCTGCGTGAACCTCTCCGTGCACATTCCAGAGGAGCCCCTGACAtctccgccaccagcgctgcctctgccgccacagTCGTGCTTccccgcgcagccgcctccgctttcGCCCACGCCCATCTTTCCCTCATCTTCGAttgcggcggctgtggcagCCCCGCTGCCAGCTAtggatggaggaggtggccggTGCCGCTCCCTCGCGAACCTCTTGCACGAGTCCATGGCTTACGAAGCGCTGAACGAGTACCGGTGCGACTGTTGCGGCTCACGGACCTCTCAGTTTCAAGGCGGGTGCTTCTACAcacgtccgccgccgctgctggtgctacAGCTGAAGCGGTTCGCGACCCAGTTTGTGAACGGCACCATCATCATCCAGAAGAATGGCCGCCGTGTCGCGGTGGAGGACAAGCTGGTAATTCACGCGCTGCCCAGTGCAGGGGAGTGGCATgcggggcagcggcgacgggggCGGCAACACCGGCGCAGTCCGGACCCCGTGGAGCCCGTAGAGGTGACCGAGGCAGTGGAGGACGCGCGTGAGGGTGCGGAGTGCTGCCCCTACTACGACCCCGACAAGAAATGCTTCTCTGCCGCTCTGCAGGAGATCTGCGACGTGAGCGGGGGCGGTGGACTGGCAGGGCGGGATGGTTTGAAGGATGAGAAGCACGATAGCACGGGCGACGGCCTCCTCACGaccctcgctgctgcagctcctccctcttctcttgtgCGGGCCATTCGGTGCCTTTACCGTCTGCGGAGCTGCGTCCTGCACCTCGGCCAAAGCCTCCACTACGGCCATTACGTGTCGGACTTTgccgtcgacggcgaggaggatgacgaggaggatggCGAGGACGGGGAGACTGCCAGAGCGCGCCGCACGGCAGAGCAAGAGGCAGGTGTAGGGTCCACCTCTCAGGCGACACTGAATTCGTGCAGTGCTGtacgacggcgctggcgccgcgcgAACGACGAGCGGGTCGAGGTGCTCAGCGACGAAGTGGTGCAGGCCCGCCGTGCCGGCTGCTCCGACACGTACCTTCTTCTGTACGAAAAGGTCGCGGAGGAACGGGTGTGGTGCCCTGCCGAGGCAGTGCTGCCGACGCCTGTCTACCGCAGCTCCGAAGGGGGCAAGACGTGA
- a CDS encoding 3-oxo-5-alpha-steroid 4-dehydrogenase-like protein — protein sequence MSADARIAIIAVVHLALTWVLLRYIADSAMPFYVHREGSSPAGAANGASVRRAVAHEWDQWSPFLVPSQEAYAAQLGRQQRATSAADAVALNSRVVWRSSAFHLTLAIFTYALLRFGVTAPYGRHSWSLGFQLTLPSRVSWMLQESPTIFQVIYHVFLEYPRLMGHSPSWPSLWPSSSSASGPTAAGMPSSHSSADTCHSYWGCVRAACTQQHLGLLLFVIHYVHRSWLYPLSIPATAHDVPLVVTWMATMYCLFNGRLQVLASAGAAATACATDTAAPSLACTPAYTASMGFVRCWRERHELQSLPSSSASVGAVAVRVGWRLLLGLYAVGVLGGSALFFLGQRINMQADYYLVRLRRGDKGSISHGGSKPVGRRAANLHGDALATSSSLEASRDAQHRSSIDGYRIPVGGWFDSVSCANFFGELVEWTGYVIVVAATSAASNGNCLSVTTALEEELLQPLSSSSWWSLMNPIMWLRLVARVFFGGSESRPAALAAFSFLVYVFSNLAPRAVAHHAWYAKTFGDPYTRLGRQALIPGVY from the coding sequence ATGTCCGCTGATGCGCGTATTGCTatcatcgccgtcgtgcaCCTTGCGCTGACGTGGGTACTGCTGCGCTACATCGCCGATTCGGCCATGCCCTTCTACGTGCACCGCGAAGGCAGCAGccctgccggtgccgccaaCGGTGCCTCTGTTCGCAGGGCGGTAGCGCACGAATGGGACCAGTGGTCGCCCTTCCTCGTGCCGAGCCAGGAGGCGTACGCTGCACAGCTCggccgacagcagcgcgcgaCATCGGCTGCCGATGCTGTCGCCCTCAACAGTCGTGTggtgtggcgcagcagcgcgttcCACCTCACGCTCGCCATCTTCACATACGCGTTGCTGAGGTTTGGCGTTACGGCCCCTTACGGCCGTCACTCCTGGTCCCTCGGCTTCCAGCTTACCCTCCCCTCGCGCGTCAGCTGGATGTTGCAGGAGAGTCCGACCATCTTCCAGGTGATCTACCACGTTTTTCTGGAGTACCCGCGCCTCATGGGGCACAGCCCTTCATGGCCATCGCTGTGGCCAtcgtcctcctctgcctccggCCCGACTGCTGCTGGGATGCCCAGCAGCCATTCTTCGGCGGACACATGCCATTCCTACTGGGGCTGTGTGCGGGCCGCctgcacgcagcagcaccttggACTCCTGCTCTTTGTTATCCACTACGTCCACCGCAGCTGGCTCTATCCGCTGTCGATCCCCGCCACCGCACATGATGTGCCGCTCGTCGTTACGTGGATGGCGACCATGTACTGTCTCTTCAATGGCCGCCTACAGGTGCTGGCGAgcgcaggtgcggctgccacggCCTGTGCAACcgacacagcagcgccgtcgttgGCATGCACTCCCGCGTACACGGCGTCGATGGGCTTTGTGCGGTGTTGGCGCGAGCGCCACGAGCTGCagtccctcccctcctcctccgcctccgtcggAGCTGTCGCGGTTCGCGTTGGCTGGCGGCTTCTTTTGGGCCTCTACGCTGTTGGCGTCTTGGGCGGCTCAGCGCTGTTCTTCCTCGGACAAAGGATTAACATGCAGGCGGACTACTACCTggtgcgtctgcgccgcgGTGACAAGGGCAGCATCAGCCACGGTGGCAGCAAGCCGGTCGGACGGAGGGCGGCGAATCTGCACGGGGATGCGCtggcgacgtcgtcgtcgcttgAGGCGTCTCGTGATGctcagcaccgcagcagcattgACGGCTATCGCATCCCCGTCGGCGGCTGGTTTGACTCCGTCAGCTGCGCGAACTTCTTCGGCGAGCTTGTCGAGTGGACGGGCtacgtcatcgtcgtcgcggcgacTTCTGCTGCTAGCAACGGCAACTGCCTCTCCGTGACGACTGCCCTCGAGGAGGAACTACTTCAACCgctctcgtcgtcgtcttggTGGTCACTGATGAACCCGATCATGTGGCTGCGCCTCGTTGCGCGCGTGTTCTTCGGCGGGTCGGAGTCACGcccggcagcgctggcggcgttTAGCTTCCTGGTGTACGTCTTCAGCAACTTGGCCCCGCGTGCGGTGGCGCATCATGCGTGGTACGCCAAGACGTTCGGTGATCCCTACACGAGGCTCGGCCGCCAGGCGCTCATACCCGGTGTGTACTAG